The window GTCGTCGACGTAGAGCAGGACGAAGTTCGGGTCGCGCATGGGTCGCTCCGGAGAGGGGATCGCGGGCGCGGCGGTCGCCGCGCCCGACGGTCGGAGCGTAGGGGACCGTGCTGTCAGATTGTGTCAGTAGCGCGCGCCGGGATCTGCTCGGCCGCCCGCCACTCGCGCAGCAGGGCGTCCCGCCGGCGCGGGTACCGCGCGTCGAGCGGCGTGAGCGCCGCGATCCGGTCGGCGCGGAAGTGCCGGAACCCGCCGCGCAGCTCGCACCAGCCGACGACGACGCGCGCCCGGTCGAAGAACGTCAGCGCAAACGGCCAGATCGTCCGCACGCTCTCGCGCTCCCGCAGGTCGCGGTACGTGAGCGTCAGCTTCCGTTCGGCGCGGATGGCCCGCCGGACGACGGTCAGCTCCGCCTGCCCCACGGCGCGTTCGGCGGGGGAGCCGCCGTCGAGCGGCGCGCCCGGGCCGACGAGCAGCGTCGTGTCGTCGAGGGCCTGGCGCCGGTCGGTCGGCAGCACCGCGCGGATCTTCGCGACCGCGTGGCGCGCGGCCGCGCCGAGCGGGGCGTCGGCGCGGTCGACCACCCAGCGCGCGCCGAGGACGAGCGCGTCGACCTCGTCCTCGGTGAACGTCAGCGGCGGCAGGGTGAACCCGGGCCGGAGGACGTAGCCGAGCCCCGGCGCCCCCTCGACGCGGGCGCCCTGGGCCCGGAGCGTGGCGACGTCGCGGTAGAGCGTGCGCGGGCTGACGCCGAGCTCAGCGGCGATCGCCGCCGCGGGCACCGGATAGCGGTGGCACCGCAGCAGCTGGAGCAGGTCGAGCAGGCGTTGCGCGCGGGACACGGCGGGGTGATGGCAGGGCGGACCGCGGAGACGGCGCTCGCGACCGCGTAAGCTGCCCCAGCGCCGCCGAGTCGGCCAGCGCCGGAGCGCGCGGGCGCGTTCGTCGGCGTCCGAACGGCTACTTTCCGGACGTCTGGCGTCAGCTGTGCCGTCGACGAGCGTCGTGCGGCGAGGCCCGTTTCCTTCGCCGATGTCTCCCGACCCGTCCTCCCTGCGCGCCGCCCTCCGCGACGGCACGCGCGACCTGCACGACCGTACCGAGGCGGCGTTCGTGCTCGGCGCGCCCGGGGTGACCCGGGCCGAGTACGTCGCCGTGCTCGGTCGCCTGCTGGGCCTGTACGCGTCGGCCGAAGCGGCGCTGGCGCCGTGGGCGTCCGCGCTCGCCGGCTACGGGCTGGAGCTCGCGCCCCGGCGGAAGACGCCCCTGCTCCGGCGCGACTTCCGCGCGCTCGGCGGCGCGCCCATCGGGGGCGCGCCCGTCGGCCGCGGGCCCGGGGCGGGCGGCCCCGTGGTCGGCATCCCGACCGTCGCCCACGCGTTCGGCACGCTCTACGTCCTCGAGGGCTCGACGCTCGGCGGCCAGCTCCTGCGCCGTCGGCTCGCCCCCGCGCTCGGCCTCACGCCGGAGGCCGGGCTCGCGTTCTTCTCCGTATATGGCGCCGACGTCGGGCCGATGTGGCGCGCGTTCGGCGAGGCGCTCGACCGCTTCGACACCGCGGCCGCTCCCGCCGACCGCGCCGCGGCGCGCGGCGACGCGCTCGCGGGCGCGCGCGCGGCCTTTCTCGCGTTCGAGCGCTGGGTCGTCGCGCCGACCGCGCGCCCGGCCCTCGCCGTCCCCGCCTGACCCCCCTGACCGCTGCTCGCGCCTCGTATGACCGCCTCTCCCCCGCCCGCCGTCGACGGGCTCCTCCCGCCCGGCACGCCCGTCGACCTCGAGACGTGCGACCGCGAGCCGATCCACCTCATCGGCGGCGTGCAGCCGCACGGCGCGCTGCTCGCCGTCGAGGGCCCGGAGCTCCGCGTCACGCGGGCGAGCGCGAACGCCGCCGAGCGGCTCGGCGTGTCGGACGGCGTGTCGCCGGGCGGCCGGGCGCTGTTAGGCCGTCCGTTAGGCGAGGTCGTCGGCGCCGGACCGGCGGCGGCGCTCGCGGCGGCCGGGGCGGAGGCGGCCGCGGACGACGCGGCGCGCGCGTACCACCCGGTCGCGGTCGAGGTCGCGGGGCGGGCGTTCGAGGTCGTCGTGCACCGCGGCGCTGACGGCGGGCTGCTGCTCGAGTTCGAGCCCGCGCCGGGCGAGGCGCTCGGCGTCGCGGCGTTCCACGCGACGGTGCGCCGCACGATGGCCGCCGTCGCGCGCGGGACGAGCGTGCGCGCCGCGGCCGCCGCCGTCGCCGACGAGGTGCGACGCGTGACCGGCTTCGACCGCGTCTGGGTCTACCGCTTCCACGAGGACTGGCACGGCGAGATCATCGCCGAGTCGCGCGCCGACGCGGTCGCGGAGTCGTGGCTCGACCTGCACTACCCCGCGGCCGACATCCCGGCGCAGGCGCGCGCGCTCTTTCTGCGCCACTGGCTGCGGCTCATCGTCGACGTGCACGCCGAGCCGTCGTCGGTGTTAGGCGACGGCGGCGGCCCGCTCGACCTGAGCGACTGCGTGCTGCGCGCGGTGAGCCCGGTCCACCTCGAGTACCTGCGCAACATGGGCGTGCGCGCCTCGATGAGCGTCTCGCTCGTGCGCGACGGCGCGCTCTGGGGGCTCGTGTCGTGCCACCACTACGCCGGCCCACGGCGCGTGTCGTACGACGTGCGTGCCGCGTGCGAGCTCCTCGCGCAGGCGTTCTCGACGC is drawn from Gemmatimonadetes bacterium T265 and contains these coding sequences:
- a CDS encoding DNA-binding protein → MSRAQRLLDLLQLLRCHRYPVPAAAIAAELGVSPRTLYRDVATLRAQGARVEGAPGLGYVLRPGFTLPPLTFTEDEVDALVLGARWVVDRADAPLGAAARHAVAKIRAVLPTDRRQALDDTTLLVGPGAPLDGGSPAERAVGQAELTVVRRAIRAERKLTLTYRDLRERESVRTIWPFALTFFDRARVVVGWCELRGGFRHFRADRIAALTPLDARYPRRRDALLREWRAAEQIPARATDTI
- a CDS encoding heme oxygenase; the encoded protein is MSPDPSSLRAALRDGTRDLHDRTEAAFVLGAPGVTRAEYVAVLGRLLGLYASAEAALAPWASALAGYGLELAPRRKTPLLRRDFRALGGAPIGGAPVGRGPGAGGPVVGIPTVAHAFGTLYVLEGSTLGGQLLRRRLAPALGLTPEAGLAFFSVYGADVGPMWRAFGEALDRFDTAAAPADRAAARGDALAGARAAFLAFERWVVAPTARPALAVPA